The Candidatus Schekmanbacteria bacterium genomic interval TTCTCTTTCATCAAAACAACCTTTTTCTCTACAAAATCAACAAAATCTTTCTCAAGCTTTTTATTGTATAACTTGTTTATTGGAATTATCCCAGCAGGACATGTTACATTTATCTCTGTAAGCTTTCCTCCAATAGAATCTATTCCTCCAAAATATATACCATGAGCTAAAACATCTTTCGCTAATTTACAATAAATAACATCTTCCTTCTTTGATAATATTGCTGGCATGTTTTCACCACCATAATCAGGGTCGCTTCTAAAATCATTTTTCTTAGGAACCCTCTTATAAGCTCCAATAATCTTGCCATCCAAAAAAAGTATCCTTTTATCTCCTTCCACATGAATATCATCCAGGTATTTTTGAGCCATCACATATTTTTCACCATTGTTTGTAGCAAATTTAAGTGGTTCATGAAGCTCTTTTGAAGAGCTATCAATTATTACAAGTTGTTTACTGGCAAACATATTTAGTTGTTTTACAATCACTTTTCTGTACGAAAGAATAAATTGTTTTAATAATCTGATGTCTTTAGAAACAATTGTGGGAGGTATAAGTTCCGGGTATTTTAAAATAAATAGTTTTTCAGAAACTTCTCTCAATCCCTTAGGGTAGTTTACCAGGAAAACATTTTTTTTTATTAGATTAAGGAGGTGTGTAATATAGAAGTAATTAAGATCATATGGTGGTTCAAGCCTTACCATAAGGCAATCTAAAGTGTCAGCAGTTACAACCTTTATCCGTATCGAAATAGGGTCAAAATTTTTATTGTATTCTCCATAACAAAGTCTTGCCATTAATTTTCCGTTTTGAACAAAAATATCGGATGAATGAATATAAAATGGCTCATGCCCTCTTGATTTAAACTCGTTGAACAATAGAAGAGAAGTGTCATCTGAAACATCAAGCTTTTCAACAGGGTCGAGTAAAAATCCGACTTTAAGTTTTTTTATTTTCATGGCTAATTATTTGTTGTGATTCGTATGCTTGGGCTATAGTGGACAGTATTCCTATTAGTTTATAAATTTGAATGTTTTCTTGACCGACATTCGACTGCTTAGCGGTTGAAAACATGCCTGAATCCATAGGGCAAAGATTGTCATAATCAAAAAGCATCCCTCTTACATTCAAATTTTCTTTTTTATTTCTTTGAGTGTGAAAACGAAAAAAACCTCCGACTGGATGTTTGCCTATAAAATAAAGAAGAGGTTCTGCGACTTTACCGTTAAGCATATCAATTGTAGGTATCCCTTCCTGGATAATTACACTACTAACCAACGCTTTATTTTTACCATATGACATTTTGTTTTTTGTCGCACGATTCATTAAAATAAAATCCTTACCTGATTCAGCTGTCATAACTGCCATTCCATATGTACCTGAGTTGTTTTTTATGAATACAAAAGGCTTATCAGGGATTGAATATTCATTATACTTCATCTGAATCTTTTTGAGAACGCTATCAATTTTTTCACCTGTTTCTTCAAACATTTTTTCTGATTTAAAATCAATTCCTTCTACCCAATCATAATAACCAGAAATAAGCCATGGATCAAATGAATACTTCATTGCGATTTCTTCAGCCAATTTGCAATATAATCTGAAATGCTCACTTTTTCTTCTTCTATACCACCCCATTTCAGGCAAAGGAATTACAGGTTGATCAATTGAAAATAATTGTTCTGGTTTTCCTGAAGAAAAATCATTATTACTTAAGACAATGTCAGGTATGAAACCTGCTACTGCGATTTTTCTTTGATTATACTCTACGGGGTATAAAATAATTTCTTTTCTGGATACAGTATTCAGATTATACTTCGAAGTTCCAAGAATACCACATACAACATCGTAACCAGCATTTTTTATTATTTCACTAAGAATAAAAACATTTTCTAGATAAAAAAGATTCCTTGTGTGTTCTTCAACAAGTAAAAGAATGTTTCTTACAAAAGGAAAATTTGAAACCATATATTCTCTTAAATATTCTGAGCTAATTTTCAGACTGTTATCACATAGGTTGTTGAACCCGGCAGGAAATGCATTTGCATCAACTGTTGAAACTTTAAATCCGCTATTTCTAATATCGTGCGAAGAGTAAACAGGTAGCAAGAGACCTTCGGTGGATTTATCTATCCATGTTTGTATACCTTCATTATCTGTAGAAATTATATCAAAGAGGCTTCTTATTGCGTTCATTATATATGGTATTTAATTATTTCTTTAAGATTATTGTTCCCTATATATATTTTAGAGAACAGTCAAATCAAGGGTTTTTCTTAAAAGAAATAATTAATACATAAATAATATTTTCGCAGGAACTATATACATAGCGCTAATAACGGAATTTACATGGAAAATTTATCTTTATTCGGAGATAAAAAAGGACAGACTGTTAACGGTTAGTTTTTTGTTTGACGTACAAAAAAATGGGGTAGAATAAAAGATATTCATTAATTAATGCATCAGATACAATTTTTTCAGCAATTTTGTCTGCATCAATTATATAATTTCCTTTCTTAACAAGGCGTTTAATTCTCTTAACTTTTGCTTGTCTATTGACATTATCTTCAATCAACGCTATCAATTCCCTGGTTTTCTCTTTCTTATATTTGTCCATAGACCTTGTCAGTTTATACAAGAGACTTGTATCAAATTAATTAATTCAACAATCGACTTCTAATATTTATTACTTTAGACAGCGTATATCAATTGTCAAATATAATTTTCTTAAAGATATCCACAGCAGTAGTTGATCGATTCTTCATAATAGAAGGTTGGGGCATTTTATTATGTCCGGTCACTTACCTAATATAGGATTATGAGGCTTAATTTTCGCGCTCATATTCTAAGGACAGACAATGATCTGATTAAAAAAAGTGATAAATAAGGAACTTCAAAAAATAGAATTTTACCAGAAATCTATAAATTATATTTCTTTTCATCGAGTAGAACAGTTATTGAATCTGGCGATCCAATAATAGTTCCACCTAATTTATTCTTTAACACATATAATGCTACATATCCGTCATAATATCTAGTAACTGCATCATCCTTATATAAATCTTCAAAGCTATTTTCTTCTTCTGTTGCATGTATTATTGTATCGATATGAGTTGAACTGATATTTTCATACAAAAATGATATTTTTATTTTTTCGCTACCTGCCTTTTCTACATTTACAGATACGGTACCACCGTTCTCAAGATTCTCAAAAAGAAACGATATCATACTTAATACAGCATGTCTCAACAATCCGGTGTCTGTTGAAAATGATATAATCCCATTATTATTAAACGATATTTGTGCTCCTTTTTTTGTAAAGCTTTTCTTTACTAGTTGAATGCACTCTGAAATCAGCAACGAGACGTCATTAATCCCAGCAGACCCATTATAATCTGATAAATAATTTTGTGCAGATCTGCTTATTTCTTTAACTCTTCCGGTAGAGCGAAGCACTACTTCTATCATTTTTTTAATATCATCTTCTTTCATACTAATTTGCGCAAGCTGGGCAAATCCTATAGATGCACCTACTATATTATTGACTTCATGGAAAATATCACCTGTAAATTTACCTAAAAGGTATTTATGATGAATACTGATAAGTACATCTTTAAGATTTTTGTTCATTGATTTCCTCTGTAATTACACTAACTAACAAAATGTCTTTTTTGTTTATTTCAAGTTTCATAAAAAAATGATAGTAAATATTTTAAAGATTTGCTGCTTTTTTAAATCTATTTTTAAGGATTATAGTTGCCTTAGTATGAATCTGTGAAATCCGTGATTCAGTTACATCCATAATTTGTCCAATCTCTTTCATAGTCAATTCTTCGTAATAGTATAGTGATATTACTAGTCGTTCTTTTTCAGGCAGCGCTTCAATTGCCTTAGCAACTATTTCTTTTGTTTCTTTTGCCCTGGTTTTTTCTAGTGGATCTTTTGTATCCGGACTTGCAATACATTCGAGCAATGTCTTCCCTTTGACTTCACCATCTATTGGCTCGTCAAGACTGATAAGTGACTTTCCCCTAACGCTTTTTAACATATCATAAAGCTCACTTACATCTATATTTAAGAAATCCGCTACCTCTTTATCTGTTGCTGGTCTGCCAAAATCCTGCTCAAGCTTGGAGTAAGCATCTTCTAACTGAGAAGTCTTACGTCGCAAGGAACGCGGCAACCAGTCCATAGCGCGCAATTCATCCAATATTGCTCCACGAATTCTGAATTCAGCATATGTCTTAAACTTGATCTGTTTTGAAGGATCAAATTTTTCGACTGCATCCATTAGGCCAATTATGCCTGCTGCTACAAGTTCATCTACCTCAACATTCTTTGGCAGCCTTAGAGATATCCTTTCAGCTATAGACTTTGTAAAGGGTAGAAACTTAATAATAAGTTCTTCTCTATTAACAACCCTGCAATTACCAGTTTTGCTCCGAATCCTCTTTTTTAAGACTAATCGTTTCATGTTATTTACCTTTATATTTTAGTGAACCTTTGTTTAGACTGCTCGAGAGAGTTTCTGAGTAGCAGCTGCAAATTTCCTTTAGGAAAAGGTTTGTTAGGAAGGTCCATCAAAACTTTAGACATTTGCTTGAACTCCTTAGATGAAGCTGTATCGGGAAATATTTCACAAACTGCCTTTTGCTTCTGAACAGCTTCAATTAATTTAGCATCAAATGCCACTGTTCCAAGATAATGGAGGCTTACATTGCATTTCTTATCCACCATGTTTGCAAAATCGATGAATAATTGTTTTCCTTCTTTTTCATTTCGCGCGCAGTTTGCAATAACATTGAAGGATTTTTCTCCATATTTATTTGAAAGGATATTTATAAGTGCGAGCGCATCATGGAGAGATGCCGGGTCGGGTGTTATTACAACAGATATTTCCTGCGATATCGTTGCAAAGTAAATTACGTTTGAAGATATTCCTGCATCTGTATCTATTAAAAGTATGTCAAAACAGTTTTTGAAGT includes:
- a CDS encoding FliA/WhiG family RNA polymerase sigma factor, with the translated sequence MKRLVLKKRIRSKTGNCRVVNREELIIKFLPFTKSIAERISLRLPKNVEVDELVAAGIIGLMDAVEKFDPSKQIKFKTYAEFRIRGAILDELRAMDWLPRSLRRKTSQLEDAYSKLEQDFGRPATDKEVADFLNIDVSELYDMLKSVRGKSLISLDEPIDGEVKGKTLLECIASPDTKDPLEKTRAKETKEIVAKAIEALPEKERLVISLYYYEELTMKEIGQIMDVTESRISQIHTKATIILKNRFKKAANL
- a CDS encoding HAMP domain-containing histidine kinase; translated protein: MNKNLKDVLISIHHKYLLGKFTGDIFHEVNNIVGASIGFAQLAQISMKEDDIKKMIEVVLRSTGRVKEISRSAQNYLSDYNGSAGINDVSLLISECIQLVKKSFTKKGAQISFNNNGIISFSTDTGLLRHAVLSMISFLFENLENGGTVSVNVEKAGSEKIKISFLYENISSTHIDTIIHATEEENSFEDLYKDDAVTRYYDGYVALYVLKNKLGGTIIGSPDSITVLLDEKKYNL
- a CDS encoding flagellar biosynthesis anti-sigma factor FlgM, translating into MDKYKKEKTRELIALIEDNVNRQAKVKRIKRLVKKGNYIIDADKIAEKIVSDALINEYLLFYPIFLYVKQKTNR
- a CDS encoding P-loop NTPase; protein product: MTHNQNIKRVVSITSGKGGVGKTTIVYNLASALNEMGIKVLILDADLALGNIDLFAGIRPLFTLRDVINGQKKLDEIVIDAGNGIKIIPTSSGDQDMIFLNEEQKINLISEFDNFKNCFDILLIDTDAGISSNVIYFATISQEISVVITPDPASLHDALALINILSNKYGEKSFNVIANCARNEKEGKQLFIDFANMVDKKCNVSLHYLGTVAFDAKLIEAVQKQKAVCEIFPDTASSKEFKQMSKVLMDLPNKPFPKGNLQLLLRNSLEQSKQRFTKI
- the gshA gene encoding glutamate--cysteine ligase, with the translated sequence MNAIRSLFDIISTDNEGIQTWIDKSTEGLLLPVYSSHDIRNSGFKVSTVDANAFPAGFNNLCDNSLKISSEYLREYMVSNFPFVRNILLLVEEHTRNLFYLENVFILSEIIKNAGYDVVCGILGTSKYNLNTVSRKEIILYPVEYNQRKIAVAGFIPDIVLSNNDFSSGKPEQLFSIDQPVIPLPEMGWYRRRKSEHFRLYCKLAEEIAMKYSFDPWLISGYYDWVEGIDFKSEKMFEETGEKIDSVLKKIQMKYNEYSIPDKPFVFIKNNSGTYGMAVMTAESGKDFILMNRATKNKMSYGKNKALVSSVIIQEGIPTIDMLNGKVAEPLLYFIGKHPVGGFFRFHTQRNKKENLNVRGMLFDYDNLCPMDSGMFSTAKQSNVGQENIQIYKLIGILSTIAQAYESQQIISHENKKT